Proteins from one bacterium genomic window:
- a CDS encoding response regulator: MVTPRRTQVLIVEDDEFLGKACHDTLRRDGYQVVVAHDGEEALRKVKADLPDVVLLDWLLPKVPGLEVLRALKTDARSRDVPVLVLSNSSREEDRERALALGAAGYLIKADLSLRDLRCRVKNVLKVS; encoded by the coding sequence ATGGTGACGCCGCGGCGCACGCAAGTCCTAATCGTTGAGGACGACGAGTTTCTCGGGAAGGCCTGTCACGACACGCTGCGGCGAGACGGGTACCAAGTGGTCGTGGCACATGACGGCGAGGAGGCGCTACGGAAAGTAAAGGCAGACCTCCCGGACGTCGTCCTGCTCGACTGGCTGCTGCCCAAAGTGCCCGGCCTGGAAGTACTCCGGGCGCTCAAGACCGATGCCCGCTCTCGCGACGTGCCGGTTCTTGTACTCTCCAACTCGTCCCGCGAGGAAGACCGGGAGCGGGCTTTGGCACTCGGAGCGGCCGGGTATCTGATCAAGGCAGACCTATCCCTCCGCGATCTGCGCTGCCGCGTCAAGAATGTCCTGAAGGTCTCTTGA
- a CDS encoding response regulator transcription factor, with protein MPEERRDKITIVIAEDEDLYRDLLVNALSSVPTFHVVAALADANEAQQCILDTHPNVATLDIELRGGVSGLQVGLSVKSRQPDIGIVWLSNHAEPYFAVTVAREVTAGWAYLLKKSVSDIGSLVRAIEGAARGLVVLDPEIVRGVPKKIAGDLANLTPRQREILAHMAQGFTNAGIAQGLYITEKSVENQINQIYQRLEIDRQNSSVQPRVRAVLKYLEAVRE; from the coding sequence ATGCCCGAAGAACGCCGAGACAAGATTACCATTGTTATCGCCGAAGACGAAGATCTGTACCGTGATCTTCTTGTCAATGCCTTGTCCTCCGTGCCGACGTTCCACGTCGTCGCCGCCCTGGCCGATGCGAACGAGGCCCAGCAGTGCATCCTCGACACGCACCCCAACGTTGCGACGCTGGACATCGAGTTGCGAGGCGGAGTGAGCGGCCTGCAGGTCGGGCTGTCGGTCAAAAGCCGGCAGCCGGACATCGGCATTGTCTGGCTGTCCAACCATGCCGAGCCCTATTTCGCGGTCACCGTTGCGCGCGAGGTTACCGCCGGCTGGGCATATCTGCTCAAGAAGTCAGTGTCGGACATCGGCTCGCTCGTGCGCGCCATCGAAGGGGCAGCCCGCGGTCTCGTCGTGCTGGATCCCGAGATCGTCCGGGGCGTCCCGAAGAAAATCGCCGGCGATCTCGCCAATCTGACCCCCCGGCAGCGCGAGATCCTCGCGCACATGGCCCAGGGCTTTACCAACGCGGGCATCGCGCAGGGCCTGTACATCACCGAGAAATCGGTAGAGAACCAGATCAACCAGATCTACCAGCGCCTGGAGATCGACCGGCAGAATTCCTCGGTCCAGCCGCGCGTGCGGGCGGTTCTCAAGTACCTGGAGGCGGTCCGGGAGTAA
- a CDS encoding PAS domain S-box protein, with amino-acid sequence MTRRAVRKGQKAGSPDGTSPALVDESSYAVVLIGGDSRIGYVSPQAVQITGYRADELIGIDTFTLIHPDDQERMRGLFAALLSRPGATVAAECRGVRKDGSVWRAAARGTNLIDDPGVRAIAVTYRDITEKQHAGDARRTPEEAFRDSEERSRLILASARQAYIAIDAGGVITEWNTAAQFTFGWTRAEAVGRELAALIIPPRYREAHINGLKRFGETGEARIVGRRNEFPALHRDGHEFPVEFSISVLRQGGAYSFHAFVADLTVRARMEAALREGEARIRSIVESTSEGIMFVSSDGRVASVNRRAQEMLAVDHATTEGISFAAVLARIGFREQDQRALSAAAQAVLGGLEEDYQGDVELPARRLVVHWVARAARDSTGFLTGLTFTLRDVTQEREVGRMKSEFVSFVTHQLRTPLAGTKWLLELAADAEDARDVRGYIQDAREVNERMVRLVNDLLDLSRLETGALHVDVEMTDLGALTRSVASELQSVIRQKEHTLSIVGACDVPPVPTDPKLLRQVFSNLLANAVKYTPPGGTIRVTIRRDSEQVTWSVKDTGIGIPARDIPLLFQKFYRAENALAINAEGTGLGLALVRLITERLGGRVWCESEEGQGTTFFCVLPLARGPADGDAAAHASPNR; translated from the coding sequence ATGACGCGACGAGCAGTCCGGAAGGGGCAGAAGGCCGGCTCACCGGACGGCACGTCCCCTGCCCTTGTCGACGAGTCGTCGTACGCGGTCGTGCTGATCGGGGGCGACAGCCGGATAGGGTACGTTTCCCCGCAGGCGGTACAGATCACCGGCTATCGCGCCGACGAACTGATCGGCATTGACACGTTCACGCTCATTCATCCGGACGATCAGGAACGGATGCGCGGGCTTTTCGCCGCGTTGCTGTCGCGACCCGGCGCCACCGTAGCGGCGGAATGCCGCGGCGTTCGAAAGGACGGCTCCGTCTGGCGGGCGGCGGCGCGAGGGACCAATCTGATCGACGATCCCGGGGTCCGGGCGATCGCGGTCACCTACCGCGACATCACCGAGAAGCAACACGCCGGGGACGCGCGGCGGACCCCGGAGGAAGCATTCCGCGACAGCGAGGAGCGCAGCCGCCTGATTCTCGCCTCCGCGCGCCAGGCCTATATCGCCATCGATGCCGGCGGCGTGATCACGGAATGGAACACCGCGGCTCAGTTCACATTCGGGTGGACCCGCGCGGAAGCGGTGGGACGCGAACTGGCGGCGCTCATCATTCCGCCGCGCTACCGCGAGGCCCACATCAACGGGTTGAAGCGGTTCGGCGAAACCGGCGAAGCCCGCATCGTTGGCAGGCGGAACGAGTTTCCGGCGCTGCACCGTGACGGGCACGAGTTTCCGGTGGAGTTCTCGATTTCGGTGCTGCGTCAGGGCGGCGCGTATTCGTTTCACGCATTCGTCGCCGACTTGACCGTGCGCGCGCGGATGGAAGCTGCGCTGCGCGAAGGCGAGGCGCGCATCCGGTCAATCGTGGAGTCTACCTCGGAGGGCATCATGTTCGTCTCGTCGGACGGACGGGTGGCTTCCGTGAACCGCCGCGCGCAGGAGATGCTGGCGGTGGATCACGCGACCACCGAAGGAATCAGTTTTGCCGCTGTGCTCGCCCGGATCGGATTTCGCGAGCAAGATCAGCGCGCGCTCAGCGCCGCGGCGCAGGCAGTGCTCGGCGGCCTCGAAGAAGACTACCAGGGCGATGTGGAACTCCCGGCCCGGCGCTTGGTCGTCCACTGGGTCGCGCGGGCCGCTCGCGACAGCACCGGCTTCTTGACCGGATTGACCTTCACGCTCAGGGACGTGACCCAGGAGCGCGAGGTCGGCCGGATGAAATCCGAGTTCGTTTCGTTCGTCACCCATCAACTCCGGACGCCGCTTGCCGGGACCAAGTGGCTGCTGGAGCTGGCCGCGGATGCCGAGGATGCCCGCGATGTGCGCGGGTACATTCAGGACGCCCGCGAGGTCAACGAACGGATGGTCCGCCTGGTCAACGACCTGCTGGACCTGTCGCGCCTCGAGACCGGTGCCCTGCACGTCGATGTGGAGATGACCGACCTGGGTGCGCTCACGCGCAGCGTGGCCAGCGAACTTCAGTCGGTGATCCGGCAGAAAGAGCACACACTGTCGATCGTCGGCGCGTGCGATGTTCCGCCGGTCCCGACCGATCCGAAACTGCTCCGCCAGGTCTTCAGCAACCTGCTCGCCAACGCGGTCAAGTACACGCCGCCGGGAGGGACGATCCGCGTCACGATCCGCCGGGACAGCGAGCAGGTCACTTGGTCCGTGAAGGACACCGGCATCGGCATCCCGGCGCGCGATATTCCGCTGTTGTTCCAGAAGTTCTACCGTGCCGAAAATGCGCTCGCGATCAACGCTGAAGGCACCGGTCTCGGGCTCGCGCTCGTCCGCCTCATCACGGAACGCCTCGGCGGCCGTGTGTGGTGCGAATCTGAGGAAGGACAGGGGACGACCTTTTTCTGTGTCCTGCCGCTCGCGAGGGGGCCGGCCGATGGTGACGCCGCGGCGCACGCAAGTCCTAATCGTTGA
- a CDS encoding CAP domain-containing protein, with translation MFADRSRFGSVLCVVLSALLLLGPGLLIASAQSSSDASVMVALDVRTSQSVDQPDAEQQLLALLNSARAQHGLPPLRMDRSLQAVARAHSHDMVTGGYVGHGSPAGPSALDRLSHVVTRGLVGENVTFAVSCSAAHRALVASSGHLENILEPRFRRVGIGVFSAGQFGMAVTQDFAE, from the coding sequence GTGTTCGCCGACCGCTCGCGCTTCGGCTCGGTCCTCTGTGTTGTCCTGTCCGCGCTGCTGTTGCTCGGCCCCGGCCTCCTGATCGCTTCTGCACAATCCTCCAGCGACGCCTCTGTTATGGTCGCGCTGGATGTGCGGACGTCTCAGTCGGTCGACCAACCCGACGCCGAGCAGCAGCTCCTCGCGCTTTTGAATTCGGCGCGGGCGCAGCACGGGCTCCCTCCATTGCGCATGGACCGCAGTCTGCAGGCAGTGGCGCGTGCCCACTCGCACGATATGGTCACCGGCGGGTACGTGGGGCATGGTTCCCCCGCGGGCCCGTCCGCTCTAGACCGGCTGTCGCACGTTGTGACCCGAGGCCTGGTGGGCGAAAACGTGACGTTCGCGGTGAGCTGCAGTGCCGCGCACCGGGCGCTGGTGGCAAGCAGCGGGCACCTTGAAAACATCCTAGAACCGCGATTTCGCCGCGTGGGAATCGGGGTCTTCTCGGCGGGGCAGTTCGGCATGGCCGTTACACAGGACTTCGCGGAGTAG
- a CDS encoding response regulator: MPAPGAAKDDGSRTILLVEDDRLLRKAAESALRQRGFRVLTATNGDEALRTAAAEIPNLVLLDLVMPGLPGYQVLRALKDNDATAAIPVVVLTNLGQDSDVQRALDAGAVAYAIKSNLALKELVALIRRVLLTPGPPPGT, translated from the coding sequence GTGCCGGCGCCCGGCGCGGCCAAAGACGACGGGAGCCGGACGATCCTGCTCGTCGAGGACGACCGGCTGCTGCGCAAGGCGGCTGAGAGCGCCCTGCGGCAGCGAGGATTTCGGGTGTTGACGGCGACAAACGGCGACGAAGCACTGCGGACGGCGGCGGCGGAGATCCCGAATCTGGTACTGCTCGACCTCGTCATGCCGGGTCTGCCGGGCTACCAGGTCCTGAGAGCGCTGAAGGACAACGACGCGACCGCGGCCATTCCGGTCGTGGTCCTCACAAACCTCGGCCAGGACTCGGACGTGCAGCGGGCTCTCGACGCGGGGGCGGTCGCCTATGCGATCAAGAGCAACCTTGCCCTCAAGGAGCTTGTTGCCCTCATCCGACGGGTCCTGCTTACTCCCGGACCGCCTCCAGGTACTTGA
- a CDS encoding DUF5819 family protein: MISRIRVWAANGLRVTLLAWLVFHFALTGVYVLYNNPVRRALAPILNAYIDKYFAQGWGLFAPDPMSDNLSLMIRPLTPAESAAVGRLGVPKTGWYDLTRALWEHRQRMPFSYDEALGHFHIVEMVDYLDGDPASFRYLYPCREEGAKACEAAKAAHVQARQQAILYLWRLGSEFVNARFPAPKYNAMALKIHDQFATPWPDRGSGRREVRDTLIGVYAADPTRSPMPVPAVEVR; this comes from the coding sequence ATGATCTCTCGAATCCGCGTTTGGGCGGCCAATGGACTCCGCGTCACGCTGCTGGCGTGGCTGGTGTTCCACTTTGCGCTGACGGGCGTGTACGTTCTCTATAATAATCCTGTCCGCCGCGCTCTCGCGCCGATCCTGAATGCTTACATCGACAAGTATTTCGCTCAGGGTTGGGGCCTCTTCGCCCCCGACCCGATGTCGGACAACCTTTCACTGATGATTCGGCCGCTGACCCCGGCTGAGTCGGCTGCCGTGGGCCGGCTCGGTGTACCGAAGACGGGGTGGTATGACCTCACCAGAGCGCTGTGGGAGCACAGACAGCGTATGCCGTTTTCATACGACGAAGCGTTGGGCCATTTCCACATCGTGGAGATGGTTGATTATCTGGACGGAGATCCCGCGAGTTTCCGGTACCTCTACCCGTGCCGCGAGGAGGGCGCGAAAGCCTGCGAGGCCGCGAAGGCCGCGCACGTCCAGGCGCGCCAGCAGGCCATTCTCTACTTGTGGCGTCTTGGCTCGGAATTTGTCAATGCTCGCTTCCCGGCGCCGAAATACAACGCGATGGCGTTAAAGATCCACGACCAGTTCGCGACGCCGTGGCCCGACCGAGGCTCCGGACGGCGGGAGGTTCGCGACACCTTGATCGGCGTCTATGCCGCAGATCCAACCCGGTCGCCTATGCCGGTACCCGCCGTGGAAGTGCGTTAG